Proteins encoded in a region of the Bombyx mori chromosome 23, ASM3026992v2 genome:
- the LOC101738861 gene encoding probable RNA-directed DNA polymerase from transposon BS — protein sequence MQTILLALQEQCTTSTQHADPEHTEFVDREVERRASLPPSDALPPITTSEVKEAIDSLQPRKAPGSDGIRNRALKLLPAQLITMLATILNAAMTNCIFPAAWREADVIGIHKPGKPKNETASYRPISLLPAIGKLYERLLRKRLWDFVSANKILIDEQFGFRARHSCVHQVHRLTEHILLGLNRRKPIPTGALFFDIAKAFDKVWHNGLIYKLYNMGVPDRLVLIIRDYLSNRSFRYRVEGTRSRPRHVTAGVPQGSALSPLLFSLYINDIPRSPETHLALFADDTAIYYSCRKKALLHRRLQTAATTMGQWFRKWRIDINPTKSTAVLFKRGRPPNTTLSIPLPTRRVNTPAPAVRPITMYDQPIPWAPKVKYLGVTLDSRMTFRPHIKTVRDRAAFILGRLYPMICRRSKMSLRNKVTLYKTCIRPVMTYASVVFAHAARIHLKSFQIIQSRFCRIAVGAPWFVRNVDLHDDLDLESISIIHTEYTSYLLLSYIYYLAGRQTVLPIKLPTTVILITCVHTHIVIPCIHVVIVSAIRDLTDIGIVKGALYSSVGAPTMWLSITLSDSDAAAAVVAFNYVASLVAIPLSLFILCGHPSKPETKVLVTVVSAVAPYAIGVYHAKRHGSTKRSATEARAYALVLLYVECCQYFDNAGGVMKVFDLFAIILLVFTCLLTSTTACWAYARCGLIDGEHSRTIALCSMSKSIEFASWRSQCAISGASMMLAALPARALVLAVISDGERASSPAPE from the exons ATGCAGACCATACTTcttgcactgcaagagcagtgcaccaccagcactcaacacgcggaccccgaacacaccgagttcgtcgacagggaggtcgagcgcagagcttccctgccgccctcggacgcgttaccccccattaccacttccgaggtcaaggaggcgatcgatagcctacaaccacggaaagctcccggctccgacggcatccgcaaccgcgcgcttaaattgttaccagcccaactgataacgatgttggccaccatattaaatgctgctatgacgaactgcatctttcccgcggcgtggagagaagcggacgttatcggcatacacaagccgggcaaaccgaagaacgaaaccgcgagttaccgccccatcagtctcctcccggcgataggcaaactatacgaacggctccttcgtaaacgcctctgggacttcgtatccgcgaacaaaattctgatagacgagcagtttggattccgcgccagacactcgtgcgtccatcaagtgcaccgcctcacggagcacatcttactagggctgaacaggcggaaacccattccgacaggagccctcttcttcgatatagcgaaggcgttcgacaaagtctggcacaacggtttgatatacaaactgtataacatgggagtgccagacagactcgtgctcatcatacgagactacttgtcgaaccgttcgttccgatatcgagtcgagggaacgcgttcccggccccgtcacgtcacagccggagtcccgcaaggctccgccctttccccgttactattcagtttgtatatcaacgatataccccggtctccggagacccatctggcgctcttcgccgatgacaccgccatctactactcgtgtaggaagaaggcgttgcttcatcgacgacttcagaccgcagctaccaccatgggacagtggttccggaagtggcgcatcgacattaaccccacgaaaagcacagcggtgctcttcaaaaggggtcgccctccgaacaccacgctgagcatccctctcccgactaggcgcgtcaacacccccgcccccgccgttcgcccaatcacgatgtacgaccagcccataccgtgggccccgaaggtcaaatatttaggcgtcaccctcgacagtaggatgacattccgcccccacatcaagacggtacgcgatcgtgccgccttcatcctaggacgtctctacccgatgatatgtaggcgaagtaaaatgtcccttagaaataaggtgacactctacaaaacttgcatacgccccgtcatgacctatgcaagtgtagtgttcgctcacgcggcccgcatacacttaaaatcctttcaaattattcaatcccgtttttgcaggatagccgtcggagccccgtggttcgtcaggaacgtcgacctccatgacgacctggacttagagtccatca GTATTATCCACACGGAATACACGTCGTATCTACTCCTTTCATACATCTACTATTTGGCAGGAAGGCAGACTGTCCTACCTATAAAATTACCGACCACAGTCATTCTGATAACGTGCGTGCACACTCATATTGTTATACCTTGTATACACGTGGTCATCGTGTCGGCTATCAGAGACCTGACCGACATCGGTATTGTTAAAGG GGCGTTGTATTCCTCAGTTGGTGCTCCGACCATGTGGCTGTCGATCACGTTGAGCGACAGCGACGCTGCGGCCGCGGTGGTGGCTTTCAACTACGTCGCGTCGCTTGTAGCGATACCGCTGTCTTTGTTTATACTG TGTGGTCACCCATCGAAGCCAGAAACGAAGGTGCTTGTAACGGTCGTATCGGCAGTAGCGCCGTACGCTATAGGTGTGTACCACGCGAAAAGGCACGGCTCCACGAAGCGCAGCGCGACCGAAGCGAGAGCCTATGCTCTCGTTCTCTTATATGTGGAGTGCTGTCAGTACTTCGACAATGCGGGCGGCGTCATGAAGGTCTTCGACTTATTCGCCATCATTCTGCTCG TGTTCACATGTCTGCTAACAAGTACGACAGCTTGCTGGGCGTACGCTCGCTGTGGACTGATTGACGGCGAGCATTCGCGTACGATCGCTTTGTGTTCGATGTCTAAGTCAATTGAGTTTG CTTCGTGGAGATCGCAGTGCGCGATATCCGGGGCTTCGATGATGTTAGCTGCGTTACCCGCGCGAGCCCTCGTACTTGCTGTCATATCAGATGGCGAAAGGGCGTCTTCACCAGCGCCGGAATAA